The Spirulina subsalsa PCC 9445 region AATCATCCGGCGCGATTTTCCCCCAGTGGTTCAACCCTATATTATCGCGCTGACGGCGAATGATGAAGCAGGCGATCGCACGACCTGTGCGCAAGTGGGGATGAATGGTTATCTCACAAAACCTCTAGGGCAAAACCAACTGGCTGAAGCGTTGGCGGTTGTTAAGCAGACCCTATAAATCGGGTCTGCTTGAATATCCCTGTAAGCACTGTTAATAAGGCTTTAGACCATTTTAAGCGCCAGAAAGTGCAAGGTTTTTTTAGGTCTTAACTTGTCAAGACGGGTGACTCCCTATTGCTCTGGGTAGAAAACAATAGAATCATTGAGGGGTTCAACCTTCGCACCGGGATAATAGAACTCTAAAATCCGCGTAGCATTCCAGCCCAAATTTGCCAAAGTATAGGAGCTATACTGACTCAATCCTACACCATGACCAAACCCCCCCCCAACAAAGCGATATCCCGTTAGATTCTGATTACCGTCCCGAATAGGGTCAACATAAAACAACGTACTGCGCGGGGGGCCGAAAGCGCTGCGGGCTTCGGTTTTGTGGAGTTCCACCGTACCCTTATCCGTTTCCACCACAAAGCGCAAAATCCGACCCGCCACAGAACGTTCTGCCACCTCCATACTTAAAATCCGATTAATCCCCCCCAGAGGGTGTTTCGTCCGTTCCAGATAGCGGTTTAAATCCGCCGTTAAGTCCCCAATACTACTTTCCCGACTCCAGCGAAAGACCGAACTATTAGAACCATTGAGTCCCGTTTGCAAACTCATAAACTCCCGAAACGCCTGTTCATCACTCAAAGGCCGTGCGTTTAAGTCCCAAGGAGGTGTCACCGCATCCACCCGCGCTTGTAAATAGGGGCGAGGTTCTCCATCCCAAGTATCCTCAAAGGGTGAAGTAGTGCCGCCACTGTGGGCAGAATAGAGCGCGTCTACTAGCTCATTATTGTAGGTTAAAACCAGTCCGGCTGTAGCCGTAATGGCGCGGTCAGAGCGTTCCACCGTCCCCGTCAAGCCCCGGTAAACCTGACAGTGAACTGTAGCGCAGAGTTCGTAATTATCAGCCTTAAAACGGCGTAAATTGCGCAGGGCATAGGTGCGAGCAATAATAGCTTGAGCTTCTACGGCATTGTAAGGGGCATTGGGGCCAATTTCGTGGGGAACAACTCCTCGTAAATAGGTTTCAATGTCAATGTTATTCACAAGGGTAAAATCCCCGTAGGCATTGGGTTGAATGCGCAAATCTCCGGCATAAACGTATTGATTGGTGCCGTCATTCACCCGGATACGGTTGTTGGCGCTGCGAATGGCAAAATTCGCCCGGTTATAGCGAAAACTACCCACCACAAAAGACACTACAGGGGTAGTTTCTAACACTTCTGACTGTAAATAGATTTCGGTTTCTCCGGCTTCTTGTAAATTCTTAATTAACATTCGCCGCAGGAGGGGGGTATTATAAACCTCCCGTTTAGCCCACACTTGCCAGCGTCCGGGCTGAGTCACTTCAACTTCAATCCCTTTTTCTTGCCATGCTTTGGCGCTATTTTCGGCGGTTTCAAAGGTGGCATGATCACTTAATACGACCCATTCCCGCACGACGGGGTTTTCTTGGGGTTGGCGGACGATTTCTAAGGTGACGCTGGGGGTGGTGACGGTTTGGGTGCTACCATCTCCGGCTAAAAATTCTAGGGTGAGGGGGTTTCCGTCGCTGCCGGAGAGGGTGAGACGATCACTATCTTCATCCCCAAACCGTTGCACTATACCCACATCAATGAGAACTGTTGCACGGGCAAGGGAGGGGTTAAGACTGAGGAGGGATAGGGGGAAGAGGAGCAGCAGGAAGGTTTTAAACATGACTCAGTTTGGATAAGGGCTAGTGAAAATCACAGGTTCTGTGCGATTGTAGCTTGTAGACGGGGGATTGAGCGCAATCTGTTCCCCGGCTGGCTTTATGCTCCGGTGATGGGGGGAAGTTGGCTGCGATCGCCAGTCCTACAGTTCCAATCGTGAGCGTATATTGAAGTTCTCCACCCACAAGGGGATGGGGATTCTTGGGTAAAATGAATAAAGATCAAGGAGGGTAAGATTAATGGACTCCCGACGTACTGAAAACCCCCGTCCCTTTAAGCCGGGGAGTGTCAACATAGAAGTAGACTATCGCTTTCCCTTGGGAGTTGATGCCCACAAACAAGCTAAAATGATCGCCGTGGGTCAAACCGTCGGCACATGGGACGGGCGCTTTTCTCACCGAGAAGAGAGCTTACGCGCCCACCTCGCTGAAGTCGTGAACGTCGTGGAAGATGACACCGGAAGCACCGCTACAGTACGTTTTCCCGAAAGTAACGTAGAAGGGGATATCCCCAGCTTACTGACCATGATTTTTGGCAAGTATTCCATGGCAGGACAAGGCAAAATTATTGACTTGCGCTTACCCGAACACTACGGCAAAAAACCCACGGTGGGCATGAGTGGCATTCGGGAACGTTTAGGGGTTCCCCATCGCCCCCTGATCATGGCTATCTTTAAACCAGCCCTCGGACTCTCCCCGGAAGATCATGCCCTGATTTTTTCTCAAGTTGCTCATGCGGGTCTTGATATCATCAAAGATGATGAAATTCTGCCGAATTTGGACATCGCCCCCACCAAAAAACGCCTAGAAGCTTGTTTAGAAGTCATTCAGGAGGTAAAAGCCAAAACCGATCGCACGGTTCTCTATGCGGTAAATGTTACCGGATCGGCGGAGGAATTAATCCAGAATGCCCGTAAACTGGTTTGGAAAGGGGCAAATGCTCTGTTGTTAAATGTCCTCACCTATGGGTTTTCTGTCCTGGATACTTTAGCTAGCGATCCAGAAATTAACGTTCCTATCTTTGCTCATCCAGCCTTTGCCGGGGCGCTCTGTGGTGCCCCCCATACGGGGTTAGCCTATAGTGTGGTGTTGGGAACTCTCATGGCGCATGGGGGAGCGGATGCGGTGCTGTACCCCGCCCATTATGGGAGTTTACCTTTTGACCCCCAAGAAGAGGCGAAAATCTGCCAAATTCTCC contains the following coding sequences:
- a CDS encoding SpoIID/LytB domain-containing protein: MFKTFLLLLFPLSLLSLNPSLARATVLIDVGIVQRFGDEDSDRLTLSGSDGNPLTLEFLAGDGSTQTVTTPSVTLEIVRQPQENPVVREWVVLSDHATFETAENSAKAWQEKGIEVEVTQPGRWQVWAKREVYNTPLLRRMLIKNLQEAGETEIYLQSEVLETTPVVSFVVGSFRYNRANFAIRSANNRIRVNDGTNQYVYAGDLRIQPNAYGDFTLVNNIDIETYLRGVVPHEIGPNAPYNAVEAQAIIARTYALRNLRRFKADNYELCATVHCQVYRGLTGTVERSDRAITATAGLVLTYNNELVDALYSAHSGGTTSPFEDTWDGEPRPYLQARVDAVTPPWDLNARPLSDEQAFREFMSLQTGLNGSNSSVFRWSRESSIGDLTADLNRYLERTKHPLGGINRILSMEVAERSVAGRILRFVVETDKGTVELHKTEARSAFGPPRSTLFYVDPIRDGNQNLTGYRFVGGGFGHGVGLSQYSSYTLANLGWNATRILEFYYPGAKVEPLNDSIVFYPEQ
- a CDS encoding RuBisCO large subunit C-terminal-like domain-containing protein, producing MDSRRTENPRPFKPGSVNIEVDYRFPLGVDAHKQAKMIAVGQTVGTWDGRFSHREESLRAHLAEVVNVVEDDTGSTATVRFPESNVEGDIPSLLTMIFGKYSMAGQGKIIDLRLPEHYGKKPTVGMSGIRERLGVPHRPLIMAIFKPALGLSPEDHALIFSQVAHAGLDIIKDDEILPNLDIAPTKKRLEACLEVIQEVKAKTDRTVLYAVNVTGSAEELIQNARKLVWKGANALLLNVLTYGFSVLDTLASDPEINVPIFAHPAFAGALCGAPHTGLAYSVVLGTLMAHGGADAVLYPAHYGSLPFDPQEEAKICQILRQRNVFPVPSAGIHPGIFPQVIQDYGTDVILNAGTGIMDHPESPASGVRAFFEAWERWQGGESFDLTCLPEGALKQAVEKWGGA